The following are encoded together in the Thalassomonas haliotis genome:
- the tehB gene encoding tellurite resistance methyltransferase TehB, whose translation MIDDLNSRYGLSPAHSEVVEACKMIEPCDTLDMGCSNGRNALYLGQLGFNVTAIDNNPGAVDMLQSISIEEKMTNIKAQLYDINNANLSEDYAFITCTVTLMFLDPARIEAVIADMQQHTLAGGYNLIVCAMSTEEHPCPVPFPYTLKTGQLREAYEGWQLIKYNEELGTMHNGAKLQFATMLARKPG comes from the coding sequence ATGATAGATGATCTAAACAGCCGTTACGGCTTAAGTCCTGCGCATAGTGAAGTAGTAGAGGCGTGCAAAATGATTGAGCCGTGCGATACCTTAGACATGGGCTGTTCTAATGGCCGCAATGCCTTGTACCTCGGCCAACTCGGATTTAACGTTACCGCCATAGATAACAATCCCGGCGCCGTTGATATGCTGCAAAGCATTAGTATTGAAGAGAAGATGACTAATATTAAGGCGCAGCTATACGACATTAACAATGCAAACCTTAGTGAGGACTACGCCTTTATTACCTGTACCGTAACCTTAATGTTTCTCGACCCTGCTCGTATCGAGGCTGTTATTGCCGATATGCAACAGCATACGCTTGCCGGCGGTTATAACCTGATTGTTTGCGCCATGAGCACCGAAGAACATCCCTGCCCGGTCCCTTTCCCTTATACCCTAAAAACAGGGCAGTTACGCGAAGCTTATGAGGGCTGGCAGCTGATTAAATACAATGAAGAGCTAGGTACAATGCACAATGGCGCGAAATTGCAGTTTGCGACCATGCTGGCGCGAAAACCTGGCTAA
- a CDS encoding SymE family type I addiction module toxin — MAEYHHTSEPGSAKVKYPIYRQLTVQETVCCTASKTRGIGINYVPVKLEPCIVLRGKWLKLAGFATGQKIGITVNQGELIITPMLTAKQTSRQAR; from the coding sequence ATGGCTGAATATCATCATACGTCAGAGCCAGGCTCGGCAAAAGTAAAATATCCCATTTATCGGCAACTTACCGTGCAGGAAACGGTTTGTTGCACGGCTTCGAAAACCCGCGGCATCGGCATTAACTATGTGCCGGTAAAGCTTGAGCCTTGCATTGTGCTCAGGGGAAAATGGCTTAAATTGGCCGGCTTCGCCACCGGGCAAAAAATCGGCATTACGGTAAATCAAGGTGAGCTTATCATCACACCTATGCTCACAGCCAAGCAGACAAGCAGACAAGCAAGATAG